A region from the Triticum aestivum cultivar Chinese Spring chromosome 3D, IWGSC CS RefSeq v2.1, whole genome shotgun sequence genome encodes:
- the LOC123078543 gene encoding protein YIPF1 homolog — MMSGGGYSALDDPKASGSVPAATGPDPQTIKFTESNLQTFPPSEAKGKISGAYRPPTDSDDTFSSKVGGGGGGRGSDGGSDDAAQGGWFRMFSVAAYKPYFDVDTSDVVERIWESVFPFRGNFTEKTSDKPDLYGPFWTCTTLIFVAASIATFVTYLSHKWHKKEWTYDINLVTWSAGLFYGYVTFVPLGLYVILKYFSAPAGLVQLWCLYGYSLFIFIPASLLSIVPIEIFRWVIAGVAGFMSATFVAVNLRAHILNSGERWFLIVAGIFLLQLGLAVLLKLYFFTITV; from the exons ATGATGTCCGGCGGTGGCTACTCCGCCCTCGACGATCCCAAAGCCTCCGGATCCGTCCCG GCGGCGACGGGGCCAGATCCGCAGACCATCAAGTTCACCGAGTCCAACCTCCAGACCTTCCCACCCTCAGAAGCCAAGGGCAAGATCTCTGGCGCCTACCGTCCGCCCACTGACTCCGACG ACACCTTCTCGTCCAAGGTTGGAGGGGGAGGCGGAGGCAGGGGTAGCGATGGTGGGTCGGACGATGCCGCGCAGGGCGGCTGGTTCCGGATGTTCTCCGTAGCGGCCTACAAGCCCTACTTCGACGTTGACACGTCCGATGTCGTGGAGAGGATCTGGGAGTCGGTCTTCCCCTTCCGCGGCAACTTCACAGAGAAGACTTCCGACAAACCCGACCT GTATGGGCCATTCTGGACATGCACCACCCTGATTTTTGTTGCTGCTTCCATTGCCACGTTTGTCACCTACCTTTCCCACAAATGGCACAAGAAAGAGTGGACCTATGATATTAATCTGGTTACATGGTCTGCTGGCTTATTCTATGGCTATGTGACATTTGTTCCCCTTGGGTTATATGTCATTCTTAAGTACTTCTCAGCACCTGCTGGACTCGTGCAATTGTGGTGCCTATATGGGTACTCTTTGTTCATCTTCATTCCAGCCTCG CTACTGTCAATCGTGCCAATAGAAATATTCAGATGGGTTATTGCTGGTGTCGCTGGGTTTATGTCTGCTACCTTCGTCGCTGTCAATCTCCGTGCCCACATCTTAAACTCTGGGGAGCGGTGGTTTCTGATCGTTGCAGGGATATTCTTGTTGCAGTTGGGATTGGCTGTTTTGCTGAAACTTTATTTCTTTACGATAACTGTATAG